GTATTTTTGGTTGAGTAAAATTTCTAATAGAAGGAATTATTTCGTAGTTGTTCTTCATTCTTGAAAGCAAAAGTCTATTGTAGAATGTCTTGTTGTCCATAAcattttttcttattattttttagAAGCATACATTTGGCCATGTCAAAATGGTGACTGTTTCTTGTATTGGTGTCTCATCTTACCAAGTTTTTCTTGCAGTCATATTATCCCAGAATATAGCTTCTTGGATGCACGTGGCTTGGGAAAATATGAAGGAAGAAGCCTGGATGATATAAATGAAGTAAGACTCTAAGAActaaaagctttgtatggactttTTTATGGATATCAAGGTCATAACTTTTGGAAATGAATTCATATAATTTCAGTAGGAAAATAATCTATATAGAAATGAGTAACTATGATGCAGAGGAAAAATATATCATTTTTACGTGAGTATTATGATGTAGAGGAAAAATATATGCTTTTTATGTAAAATGTCATTTATGCAAGAAGTTATGATATGCTTATTGTTAAATTCAGTCATAACATTAATTGTCGAGTTGATGCCTTAAACATTGATGATTAAAATATTTTTTGCCTAATGGATCTATAGTGTAGATACAACAATAAGAGTGTTTAAACTCACTAAATGTCATAAAGAAAGGAAGAACTTAATTATAGCGTCATAAGAAACTTTGTCACTTAGTTCATTTGCAATTCCTGCTTTATTTTGAATGGAAGAGTGTAAGGCTACAGCGAATATGTTGTACAACTTTATGATGAGTACCTCTTTAAATCTAAgccctcaattttttttttctgttaATCATGTCttaaatgtttgcaatttatttagatttggtgtttaaaatttgTATTAAGAATATGTAAAGGAGAGGGGCATTAAATGGGTCAGGTGAGTCTCTTTCTTTATAAAGGTTTCTAAGTTTTCTTCTATAaacaaactgaagtcattaatttTGGAATATTGTAACATATTTATTATACATGAATACCAAGCAAGTTCTAGGTTCTTGTCTAGCCACTATATTATGAAGCAAGTAAAAATGTAATGTCTTATGTAAATTTAATCTTAATGGAAAAAGAGAACTTAAGGATGAAATTTGTGATAAAACAAGAAGCAAATGGTCAAGAATACTAAAACATTAACAATCCACAACAGAAAATGAGTTTGTACTAGGGTTGTAGATAAGAGAAGAAAATCCTCAATGACAAGAAGATGCTACTAGTACTCAAACAGTGCTGTAGTAAAAAACAAAATCATTTTTTAGTTGAATATATTTTCTTTGCTAGCCATGTAGGTGAAAACAGTGTAAGGAAGCTAAGCTATATGTATTCAGAGAATTTATTATCTTGGAGAACAAGGACCTAACAGTGGTAGTAATACACAGGTTAGATAAATAAACAAAATTCATTGTTTATAGGATGACCCATAAGACCTTACACTTCATACCAATACCTAGGGACATAATAATCAATAGACACCTTATATTCATAGGAAACTAGAGATATATTTCAACATTTGTGGACAGGTTAAATTTATGTAGCTGAGATCACTATCAATTATATCACCAAGAAAGAAGCAAATTAAGTTAAATAGAATGATATTAAGAGCACAcaattgaaaacataatgaaaGGACATTAACATGCATGTAATGAATAAAATGAATGTTAGGATATAACAATTGGAAACTCGTTGCCAATGCTAATATTGATTAATAAGTGGGAATGCATAGAATGTATTACCTTAAAGAAAAATGACCTAATAATGGTAGTAGTAGATAGGTTAAATAAATTAACGGATTTGTCCTTTGTAGAATGACCCATTAATCCTTTAGACCTTTAACCTATCTCGAGAGGAAGCACTTTTGAATATGGACTACCTAAGAACATAAAAAGCAATAGACATGTTCAGTTTATAGGAAATCATTATTAATGATGTATTTCACAATTTGAGAATGATTAAATGTAAGTAGCTGATCAATCTCAACAATATTGCTAAAATGAATTAAATCGTGGAGGATATTATTATGAATGCATAATTAGATAAacatttttgaaaaacaaattttcctGTATAGCATTCAATTATGCAAGCCATCAACATGGAGTGTTTTTTAAAGGAAATTAATAGGTTTAGTTTGTAGGAAAACACCATCAATTGTAGAGGTTGTACCCAAGGAGAGGAAAACAATAGGATTTGAGTTTGAGTGCCTAATTGCAACGGATTTAGACTGCCATTTTTCATCATATTAGGGCATTAGGGTTTTCAATAGAGACCAAGTAATTATAATGAGCAAGCATTTTTCCATGTTAATAGAGTTAATGCATAGGAATAGCAAACCAACCACTTTAGAACATTCACCAATCAATCTTCAGCTCTATTCATGCAATGGCAAGCAAGAATAAAAGTTCAGCAATAatgaatgatatttttgttttgCATTCACAATGAGAAATGACTTTGTTTTTGTCTTTAACATGTATTGGAATCCATGTTTTAGGGTTTGGGGGGCGTTTCGGGCTTCTTACTCAAAcagtcaaaaaaattaaaaaaatctgaaatttgCTGCTTGGGCATCACTTCCCACCAAATTTGCTGCAGGTACACCTGGGTTTGTCCTGGACAGACGTGCAGGTTTGGGGTGGGACTCTGGATGGTCCCTAGATTTGGCCTTGTATCCAGGCTGACCCAAACCTGAACTAGCAGGCTGCAGGGCCTGAACAGGTAACACAGCATAGGCcctataataatatttaattctaCCTTTTCAAAATATAATGACTGGGCCcccttaaaaaaatattatttctgtTAGTTGTGAAAAGTGAAATGACATCATGTTCTTGTCTTAAATATAATCATGGTTGCTGACCTGAAATTATTTGTTTCATTCTCTCATCTTCATTAGCTTTTTAACTGGTATATTGATGTTTGTTCATTGAAGCCAGCATTCTAGGAGTTCTATTCAAGTTAATGCTGACTTGCAGCTTACATAAACTTTCATTTATAAGCTAAAACAATATGATAGTTTTCTGGAATGGAACATCTTTctgtttcttttttcttcttttcaagcAGTTAGTGAGTGATATGCTATGCTTAAATTGAACAGATATATGCAGCagatttaatttctccaaatgctAGGCCACCTCCTTTCACAGACggaactccaaatgaaagtgttgCTGATGTATACGTTCGTGTGACACAACTCATGTCCATATTGGAAACACAATATTCCAGTCAGAATGTCATCATTATCTCACCCGATTCAGACAACTTGACAATTCTTCAGGCAGGTCTGACTGGACTGGATCTCCGTAGGTAAAAGTTCTGTAAATTTGTTAATGCAATGAAATTGGTTGAAATGCATTATAAAGTGCTTTCTTTTCTCTCCACAGATGCATCTGTTTACCTCTTTTCCAGTTTTTCTAATTGCAGGCACAGTGAACTATTTTTTAATCCTGGGGAAGTCAGGTTTGTGGATATAAGGACTATCCCTGCTCCCAAGAAACCTCCTTCAGGACTCTTTAAATGTTTAAAACCTCCAAATTGTAACTAATAAATATTCAAGTATATTGATTATCAGTCTTACTGTATATCAGACCTTTTTTCAATGTAACTTCTCATTGAATTGTATCCATGTGTGCTCTATAATAACCCACGAAGATTCTAGAATACCCATTCCTCGGGACTTTGTACATGAACTTTTGTAATCAGCTAGGATGGAAAGGAAAACAGTCAAAACAACTAATGTCAATTTATATTTCTTTCAAAAGAGTGTATCTTTGTAAACGATGCTCTCTAACTAGTATAAGAGATCAATGGAAAAAGAAGACTGCAATGTATTGTGAACACGTTTCTATTATAACATGATTCTATTTGTGTGAGTTGATCTACTTTCTATGGAAATCCATCTAAATAGAATGAGAGGAAACATGGAAGCGATTGTGTTAGGTGTTTCAATTTTAATATCtaccaatttttcaagttttggaAGTTGTCCACTCACGTTGCATTCTTTTTCTCATCAAATTGACATCTTCTGTGGGCAAATGGCTCAAACCGCTGGCTTATGGAATTGTATAGATTCATTCTCCAAACAAACTAACATCTTTCACTGGCAAAAGCTAAAGTTGCTCAAATCTCTACACTATGGAACAATGTAGATTCATTAAAAACTGTTTGGAATAAATCTTTACCATTCCATATTGTAGTATTTTTTGCCAATTTAGGAAAAAGTCAATTTTCATGCCCATCGGTGTTCCCAAAAATAATATCTCTAATTGCACATGGCATTCCTCCAATTCTGAGTCGATTTGTTACTTTTTCAGTCACACATTGCCATCCTTCCAAAACAAGTCTTTTTTGGCCCCATATGATTGTTGGTGATATTAAGTTTGTAATGATATCCACAAATATAAAAGTGGGCCCATAATTTGTGCAACTTTTTACCCATTCGAGATTTTGGTAGGAGGAAAATTGGTGTGGAGGTAAGGAAAAAACTTATTTTCTTGATGAGAGCTTCTccctattgattttgatgctatttTGGCGGTAGctgatttttaattgtttttttcccTTTGCATTTTGCTGGTTTTGGTTTGTGTGTTGTTTCATTTTGGCTTGGGTCATATTTGATGAGATTTTCTAGTGGTTGGTCATAATTGGAGAAAGGGTGATGTGAAAAGGATTGAGAGGTAAAAAAGGGTGGTCAAGAAATTGATGCTAAAGATTGGACTTATATTGTAATGTGTAATGAAGGAAGCCTTACTAGTTGTGAAGGATAAGGAAATCACTTGTTTGAGGCTGAAGTGTGCCCTAACTTGCATGTTATCAAGGAGGTGAGAAGAAAGGGAGTGGAcaataaattttacaatgaatttgTAGGGGGAAATAGTTTTCATTGGTGAGGAAGCACCTTTCACTACATGCATGTGGGAGAATGAACATGCAACCAAATCATATGATGGATAAATCCAAGGACCATAGGTAGCCCTAGAACTATTCTTTCTTCCAAATGGATACGTGTTGAAAGCCATAGAACTAGAGGAGATTGGATTAAAAGTGAATGTTGCCTTTGTCTACTTGAATGTTGAAGAGTTGCCATGGAGTTTTTTTTTGATGTGGGGTTTtttaatttttgaggaaaaattagcTATGTGTGTTCATTTTTATAGTATATGTTTGAAAGGAGTGTTTGTTTTATTTTCTAATGATTCATAAATCATTGGATTTATTATCCTAAAGGCTCACAATTTTGGATTGTTAGGTTAATTCACACTCCACTCTCAAAATATTATGCAATAACAAATAACAAGAAAGCAATAGAAATAACATAGCACATGCAAGGAAGCAACATACATGACATTAGTTTTCTTCTAGAGAAAAACCAAGATGACTTAAACACTCTTGGAAGGGTGGGCCTTCAACGTTCCATTACTAATTGATGCTAGTTATGAGGTTTACAATGCCACAATAATGGTCTTTTAGGAATGTTACAATTTATCAATCATACTCTCTTGACATTTTTTTGTTCCTAAAATTATAGAACTCTACAACACCTTGTCTTTTGTCTACATATACTATCAGAGTCACTTTCAGAATTAGCCGAACTTCCAAACAATCTTACATTTCCCTTTTACATCTTTCCTCTAGCTTCTTGACTTCCCTAGGATATGAATAGTGGCTGTAAAAAATGGTTGGACATTTGAAGTCGATCAGCCATTTGGGAATCCATCAAATTGCCCATCGAGATTTACAAATATATCGCTAGCACGCTTCATCAACCACAACCTCCACAAGTCAATGACCCTGAAACAAAAACAATTGGTTCCTCTTTGTTTTGTTGCCCTACTTAGTCAACACATCCTTATACAAAGTCAATAGCAACAtcgaattttaaaaaaatcaacttTTTCGCCCACCCATTTCAATAACATATTTTATCACTTTAGTAGTGATTGGTCTCCACTATATCCATTGAGTTGGTGTAGTTTGTAATCAACATAAAATACCTATTATTATATTTGATAATACTTGTTATTTGCCaatgtattaattatttgtattaagTTGGTTGTCACTCTTGGGTAGTTATGTGTTTGTTGGTTGACATTTATGTTCCTCTCGGCAATAGTCGAGTCCTTTAAATATATTATGTACTGCCAAGGAAGGCAGCATGGTATAGTTAGATGAACTGGAATCCTTGGTCAACCATCTTCGGTCTTATTCTTTGTAATAATTTCATaagcgaataaagatatattttattgaTTCGTTTGGTAAGCgttgtcatgtatattattatttcgTGTCTTTCATTTACTAGATATAGCagtaaacattt
The nucleotide sequence above comes from Cryptomeria japonica chromosome 11, Sugi_1.0, whole genome shotgun sequence. Encoded proteins:
- the LOC131860206 gene encoding uncharacterized protein LOC131860206, which encodes MRSRPTPKEECAAERKDQSDETLGSVPLDPELKSTTETKDLRTFRMLPNYAFSEKGLSPAMRCMECEDEGFNTFKYFWLKAYIWPCQNGDCFLYWCLILPSFSCSHIIPEYSFLDARGLGKYEGRSLDDINEIYAADLISPNARPPPFTDGTPNESVADVYVRVTQLMSILETQYSSQNVIIISPDSDNLTILQADASVYLFSSFSNCRHSELFFNPGEVRFVDIRTIPAPKKPPSGLFKCLKPPNCN